The following proteins come from a genomic window of Acetivibrio cellulolyticus CD2:
- a CDS encoding dockerin type I domain-containing protein: MFSSKRMISLVISCVFVVQILTSTLFNSSKVEAASLDGGYETSQSIGSSEEESKESTRKGDVDGNGEVTSIDFARMRMKLLGLIDSFPVSNGTWASDVSGDGVFNSIDFAFMRQYILGIITKFPAEANNVTPTPNVSITPTSTLTDTEPPSKPTGLNYSLVTGTSVSIYWGQSTDSDLKDYAIFKNGEFEVLTAGETKYTFTNLIPNETYEFKVCAIDTSNNKSEFSDAFVITTKVSNMEELKMALIRNFYDKGTTYSLTYDGDTTDLETKVNQAILDAVNESNEPFMLLGDVSWNTSGYLGNLQITFDFVYDDKNEYMIVARSTDELKRALLCGFYNRNQNINIIYKGTITESDISEAENSILNDDTYLNACIDNFDYTIALNQSMGITAIRFNCSYKTTKEQEEYIDSTIEFIVSKLTNTDMTDDEKEKLIHDYILTNIEYSEDDIYGNPYSALCYGKTKCDGYAMLTYKMLKAAGIENIIVTNENHAWNVVKINDKWYHLDTTWDDSREKDNGFYKYYNLTDAEILESRNYSNSYGKECISNYIADLSERNIENSGKYGEILKEIQQNEDYVFVNSFKNNASLNLLYNEVVLKEGENISLVDYEIPAELYENSYQWSSSNSDLATVANGVITAKKAGTVMISAQSMYGMFYTSSLFCKVHVMPVESGDGKTPQVLSQEKISGFTDPSVKLQLTINSKEDINSTTAVTNATDLLSGKIGFIGEPVNITTTSKFNWAEIGFKLGEEPLANVDIKDLVIYWYDEESGTIVPQATMVDEENGVISATVTHFSTYFVASKQVQNTTTTIAFVIDSKYSDQASLNTFKTNIYNTIIELRKKSNIRTVFIDAQTNESIYNLYVPAEGIYTGEINISTNINSAFNYITPGWKTPSNQEILGTVSSGMASGNEELSSINISGVKNSKYVLIYTRWNGIFVDNNAIQIKMGDTIGLIVGKTVGYYAGGAISYNQTDIIPLVEFLLEGNYTQLTSSNTNKTPWVLKVDGNNIENDVIVLQKILVSLGLLEMPIDPNTKTYVPFGTYAGLTENAVKKFQKKNGLDQDGKVGKITWNKLMLPWDENSAQPDRNSWSYIYILQNDRFYTAIPQVTLSTPTKGTKIKVGEPLRITANGTNCHHLAVFINGEWKLTVYGGSNTTTINLVYDYVIPEIGTYTVQVKGRNVPGSSSGTLACSEIVEIEGSLEDEEAEEDASEVFRFYFPETRGDSPATSANTNVTPEVAIEVLKNLSKGELPWRPELSENGGSAFFTTEGNPYTGIDPTKNFKIDVELVIPQNKLVFDEQALLQMYNKHKEACKIEAETKFRNYKNLPSDTLFNSKNLKAFNNFHHKFAERLMWNEVGEKVRKSSVKVGEVVLKDSFFSKQGDGKFVVVADASKIKVKGGIARLSELVEARGVEAEPVVIEAAEAMAKKLKWTGRVKTAFRYGGKILMVVGIAQDVYNVYVAEDKVKAVVESAGGWAGASAGAAAFAAWWTPADVAGPWAWVVHGVGTLVAGGVGYWVGSGVTRTIYELVLED, from the coding sequence ATGTTTAGTAGTAAAAGAATGATTTCTTTAGTCATTTCATGTGTTTTTGTTGTCCAAATTCTAACTTCAACTCTGTTCAATTCAAGTAAGGTAGAGGCGGCTTCACTGGATGGAGGTTATGAAACATCACAGTCTATAGGATCTTCTGAAGAAGAAAGCAAGGAATCAACTCGTAAAGGTGATGTGGATGGAAATGGAGAAGTAACTAGCATAGATTTTGCCCGCATGAGAATGAAGTTATTAGGATTGATAGACAGTTTTCCAGTTTCAAATGGTACTTGGGCGTCAGATGTAAGTGGTGATGGGGTGTTCAATAGTATAGATTTTGCGTTTATGAGGCAGTATATACTGGGGATTATAACCAAGTTTCCTGCAGAAGCAAATAATGTAACGCCCACACCAAATGTTAGTATAACACCAACATCAACATTAACAGATACTGAGCCACCATCAAAACCGACAGGTTTGAATTACTCATTGGTAACAGGTACATCAGTTTCAATTTATTGGGGACAGTCAACGGATAGTGATTTAAAAGATTATGCAATTTTTAAAAATGGCGAATTTGAAGTATTAACTGCTGGAGAAACAAAGTACACTTTTACAAACTTGATACCTAATGAAACTTATGAGTTTAAGGTTTGTGCAATAGATACATCAAATAATAAATCAGAATTTAGTGATGCTTTTGTTATAACAACAAAAGTAAGCAATATGGAAGAACTAAAAATGGCTTTGATTCGCAATTTTTATGACAAAGGAACGACTTATAGTTTGACTTATGATGGAGATACAACTGATCTTGAAACAAAAGTGAACCAAGCAATTTTAGATGCAGTTAATGAAAGTAATGAACCTTTTATGCTTTTAGGAGATGTATCTTGGAATACAAGCGGATATCTGGGAAATTTACAAATAACATTTGACTTTGTTTACGATGATAAAAATGAATACATGATTGTAGCCCGATCAACTGATGAATTAAAAAGGGCTTTATTATGTGGATTTTATAATAGGAATCAGAATATCAATATCATATATAAAGGAACAATTACAGAAAGTGATATAAGTGAAGCAGAAAATTCAATATTAAATGATGATACATATTTGAATGCTTGTATTGATAATTTTGATTATACTATTGCATTGAATCAAAGTATGGGGATTACCGCAATAAGATTCAACTGCAGTTATAAGACAACAAAGGAACAGGAAGAGTATATTGATAGTACGATAGAGTTTATTGTATCAAAACTGACAAATACTGATATGACTGATGATGAAAAAGAAAAACTTATACATGATTATATTCTGACTAACATTGAGTACTCGGAAGATGATATATACGGAAATCCCTATAGCGCATTATGTTATGGAAAAACTAAGTGCGATGGGTATGCAATGCTGACATACAAAATGTTGAAAGCTGCAGGTATAGAAAATATTATCGTTACAAATGAAAATCATGCATGGAATGTTGTTAAAATAAATGATAAATGGTATCATTTGGATACGACTTGGGATGATAGTAGAGAAAAAGATAATGGTTTTTATAAATACTACAATTTGACAGATGCTGAAATTTTGGAGAGTAGAAATTATAGTAATTCATATGGCAAGGAGTGCATATCAAATTATATTGCTGATTTGAGTGAGCGTAATATTGAGAATAGTGGGAAATATGGGGAGATACTAAAGGAAATTCAACAGAATGAGGACTATGTCTTTGTAAATAGCTTTAAGAATAATGCATCACTAAATTTACTATATAATGAAGTGGTGCTAAAAGAAGGAGAAAACATATCTTTAGTAGATTATGAAATTCCTGCTGAATTATATGAAAATTCATATCAATGGTCTTCAAGCAATTCAGATTTAGCAACAGTGGCTAATGGAGTGATAACAGCTAAAAAAGCAGGAACAGTAATGATTTCTGCACAATCGATGTATGGTATGTTTTATACATCAAGTCTTTTTTGCAAAGTTCATGTAATGCCTGTTGAATCGGGAGATGGTAAAACACCTCAGGTCTTATCACAGGAAAAAATCAGTGGATTTACAGACCCGAGTGTTAAGTTACAGCTAACAATTAACAGCAAGGAGGATATAAATAGCACAACAGCAGTAACAAATGCCACCGATTTATTAAGCGGGAAAATAGGATTTATTGGTGAACCGGTAAATATTACAACTACATCTAAGTTTAATTGGGCGGAAATAGGATTTAAGTTGGGCGAAGAGCCTCTTGCGAATGTTGATATAAAAGATTTGGTAATTTATTGGTATGATGAGGAAAGTGGCACAATAGTTCCTCAGGCAACAATGGTAGATGAGGAAAATGGAGTGATTTCTGCGACAGTAACTCATTTCAGCACTTATTTTGTTGCTTCCAAACAGGTGCAGAATACCACTACTACTATTGCATTTGTAATAGATAGTAAATATTCTGATCAAGCTAGTCTAAATACTTTTAAAACTAATATCTATAATACAATTATAGAATTAAGAAAAAAATCAAATATAAGGACAGTTTTTATAGATGCTCAAACTAACGAAAGCATATATAACTTATATGTTCCGGCAGAAGGAATTTATACCGGGGAAATTAATATTTCGACAAATATTAACAGTGCTTTTAATTATATAACTCCTGGATGGAAGACACCTAGCAATCAGGAAATTTTAGGTACTGTAAGCAGTGGTATGGCAAGCGGGAATGAAGAGCTGAGCAGTATTAATATAAGCGGTGTTAAAAACAGTAAATATGTGTTGATATATACTCGATGGAATGGAATTTTTGTTGATAATAACGCTATACAAATAAAAATGGGAGATACAATAGGTTTGATAGTAGGAAAAACAGTAGGGTATTATGCAGGTGGAGCAATATCCTATAACCAAACCGATATCATCCCATTGGTAGAGTTTTTACTGGAAGGGAATTATACCCAGTTAACATCCTCAAATACAAACAAAACCCCTTGGGTGCTAAAAGTAGATGGAAACAATATTGAAAATGACGTTATTGTTTTGCAAAAAATATTAGTATCACTTGGATTGTTGGAAATGCCAATAGACCCTAATACTAAGACATATGTACCGTTTGGCACCTATGCAGGTCTTACGGAGAATGCGGTTAAGAAGTTTCAGAAGAAAAATGGATTAGATCAGGACGGTAAGGTGGGTAAAATTACATGGAATAAGCTAATGCTTCCGTGGGATGAGAATAGTGCACAGCCGGACAGAAATAGTTGGAGTTATATTTATATTTTGCAAAACGATAGATTCTACACTGCAATACCACAAGTTACATTGAGCACTCCTACAAAGGGAACTAAAATAAAGGTAGGTGAACCATTAAGAATAACAGCAAACGGAACTAATTGCCACCACTTGGCAGTATTCATTAATGGAGAGTGGAAGCTGACTGTATATGGAGGCAGTAACACTACAACTATAAATTTGGTATATGACTATGTAATACCTGAAATTGGAACATATACCGTACAGGTAAAAGGAAGGAATGTACCCGGCAGCAGTAGTGGAACACTTGCGTGTTCAGAGATAGTAGAAATTGAGGGATCCCTTGAAGATGAAGAGGCTGAAGAAGATGCAAGTGAAGTGTTTAGGTTTTATTTCCCAGAAACGAGGGGAGATTCTCCAGCAACTTCTGCAAATACTAATGTAACTCCTGAAGTAGCAATTGAAGTGTTGAAAAATCTTTCGAAAGGGGAACTTCCATGGCGTCCGGAACTTTCTGAAAATGGTGGTTCAGCTTTCTTTACAACTGAGGGCAATCCATATACAGGAATTGATCCAACAAAGAATTTTAAGATTGATGTTGAACTTGTAATTCCTCAAAATAAGCTTGTTTTTGATGAACAAGCATTGCTTCAGATGTATAATAAACATAAAGAGGCATGTAAGATTGAAGCTGAAACAAAATTTCGAAATTATAAGAATTTGCCATCAGATACATTATTTAATTCAAAAAACTTAAAAGCCTTTAATAACTTCCACCATAAGTTTGCTGAAAGATTAATGTGGAATGAAGTTGGGGAAAAGGTCAGAAAGTCATCGGTTAAGGTTGGAGAAGTAGTTTTAAAAGATAGTTTCTTTTCAAAGCAAGGAGATGGTAAGTTTGTTGTAGTAGCAGATGCATCAAAAATAAAGGTTAAAGGTGGTATAGCCAGATTATCCGAACTCGTTGAAGCACGAGGAGTGGAAGCTGAGCCAGTAGTGATTGAAGCTGCTGAAGCAATGGCAAAAAAACTTAAGTGGACAGGAAGGGTTAAAACCGCATTTCGATATGGTGGAAAGATATTGATGGTTGTTGGCATAGCACAAGATGTCTACAATGTATATGTCGCAGAAGATAAGGTTAAAGCAGTTGTTGAATCAGCCGGAGGCTGGGCGGGGGCAAGTGCAGGAGCTGCAGCTTTTGCCGCTTGGTGGACTCCGGCAGATGTAGCAGGACCATGGGCTTGGGTAGTTCACGGGGTTGGAACTCTTGTTGCTGGTGGAGTTGGCTATTGGGTTGGATCTGGTGTAACAAGAACAATTTACGAACTTGTACTCGAGGATTAA
- a CDS encoding adenylate/guanylate cyclase domain-containing protein — translation MICFNCGINLRSQDEKECQLCGVKFASYCPACLFPNPAMGKFCFNCGTKLESIESRSSVQNFDTLSENRRNVAVIFADVSGFTALSEKLDPEEVRELINECFSFITKPVYEMEGTIDKYIGDCVMILFGAKYIHADDAKRAVLCCMRMMKLISEFSEERLSSQGISLNLSIGINYGLVVTGSIGNTFDKDYTVMGDIVNTAQRLQSNAQRGNILVSESVFIETKDMIGYSEPMEIKVKNKEHPVKCYNPLKVKDEYYYENRTVFVGRIKELNELVTTYNSVQNSGTKCINIVGDAGLGKTSIIKLFSTKLGTDVKKVWADCSSLHQNRAYYTISSIIMNIMNINPGDSISVKQHRVSSFLDYILKDKTEEEIKRNTDFIGLVLGLPRDNDFQNILNSMNFDNVRREIVKQLCIFFVHLSKRYKLVIVVDDIHWCDSNSLTIIRELVEMLSNANITFIFSSRYELEELKKLENKKYRVLKIRKLDKKLIKEMTCTLLNCRDLDEVFLHIVMKFTNGNPLYIGEFIQKIRRIHSFAIVEGVAVIDPSEATSIPGNIQSLILANISELDDKARNLLQAASVIGKEFRFSIVCALVGMNVDEAFASLRLPIHMNIISLKTAYTAFGVVEKEFMFNQDTERDAIYNNILNKDKREYHKKTGDIIEARYAKEIEDYYEILFTHYSKANQVKKAAHYAFKTALKYRNIFDMESSLEYYERFLTLTGEEKDSVDEARVVQAYQEIGYINFIMADYDRALGNLHKALEKAKRYDDIYSIKLMIADIYKEQDVYENALKILEDIQSKLKPENILYGKLLQMKCNIYRIMGNPEALDIAQKSEKLLTKTRDYENFSEMMNQAGIIYYTKGDIENSLLCLDKSYKYAENINNLAIMSKVSGNLGAIYHATGMISKAQEYFDKSIYISKKISDQQGNIAGCINLGILYMDKGLFDQAEILFNESLEISKEIAARLNESIILTNLGDIMYERGFMDKALDYYDKSLGIVKEINVPIGEGINYISIARLFINVEKYEKVQDTLKAAYDIFVEADEIAYISDYYRYMSLYKLSTENIESAAENCDKAISISDEIKSDIRKLKALRLKSKILAKSCEFNKAIELLDESITLSHQLESDYEAAKGYFGRCGLNSQLGNFEAAQKDLSLAQVYISNVDNCRFAEIVRAIS, via the coding sequence ATGATTTGTTTTAATTGCGGAATTAATCTTCGAAGTCAAGATGAGAAAGAATGCCAATTGTGTGGGGTTAAATTTGCATCCTATTGTCCAGCTTGTTTATTTCCAAACCCTGCTATGGGCAAATTTTGCTTCAACTGCGGAACTAAGCTTGAAAGTATTGAAAGCAGGAGCTCCGTTCAAAACTTTGATACGTTGTCTGAAAACAGGAGAAATGTAGCTGTCATATTTGCTGATGTTTCAGGATTTACGGCACTTTCTGAAAAGCTGGACCCTGAAGAGGTCAGGGAGCTTATAAATGAGTGTTTCAGCTTTATCACAAAACCTGTGTATGAGATGGAAGGTACGATTGATAAATACATTGGTGACTGTGTTATGATTCTTTTCGGTGCAAAGTATATACATGCAGATGATGCTAAACGGGCGGTTTTGTGCTGCATGAGGATGATGAAGCTTATAAGTGAGTTTTCAGAAGAAAGGCTCTCATCACAGGGAATTTCTTTGAACCTTTCTATTGGAATAAATTATGGACTTGTTGTGACGGGAAGTATAGGAAATACGTTTGACAAAGACTATACAGTTATGGGGGATATAGTTAATACAGCCCAGAGACTGCAGTCTAATGCACAAAGGGGGAATATACTGGTTTCAGAGTCTGTTTTTATAGAGACAAAAGATATGATTGGTTATTCTGAACCAATGGAAATAAAGGTAAAGAATAAGGAACATCCAGTAAAGTGCTATAATCCGTTGAAAGTTAAAGATGAATATTATTATGAAAATAGGACTGTCTTTGTAGGGCGTATAAAGGAGCTTAATGAACTGGTTACAACCTATAACAGCGTTCAGAATTCTGGTACAAAATGTATTAATATTGTTGGAGATGCTGGGTTGGGAAAGACAAGCATTATAAAGCTGTTCTCAACGAAATTGGGAACTGATGTAAAAAAAGTCTGGGCAGACTGCAGCTCACTGCACCAAAATAGAGCATATTATACAATTTCAAGTATCATTATGAATATTATGAACATTAATCCGGGAGATAGTATAAGTGTGAAACAGCATAGGGTATCGTCATTTCTGGATTATATTCTAAAGGACAAGACTGAGGAAGAGATAAAAAGAAATACGGATTTTATCGGTCTGGTGTTGGGACTTCCTAGAGATAATGATTTTCAGAATATTCTTAATTCAATGAATTTTGATAATGTTAGAAGAGAAATTGTCAAACAGCTATGTATTTTCTTTGTTCATTTGTCAAAAAGGTATAAGTTGGTTATTGTTGTTGATGATATTCATTGGTGTGACTCTAATTCACTTACCATAATTAGGGAACTCGTTGAGATGCTGTCAAATGCCAATATCACTTTTATTTTTTCTTCAAGGTATGAGTTGGAGGAATTAAAGAAACTTGAGAATAAGAAATATAGAGTTCTTAAAATAAGGAAATTGGACAAAAAACTCATTAAAGAAATGACCTGTACTCTTTTAAATTGTAGGGATTTGGATGAGGTGTTTTTGCATATTGTAATGAAGTTTACCAATGGGAATCCGCTATACATAGGCGAGTTTATCCAAAAGATAAGAAGAATACATAGTTTTGCAATAGTCGAAGGTGTTGCTGTTATAGATCCTTCTGAGGCTACTTCGATTCCAGGTAATATACAAAGTTTGATACTTGCAAATATATCTGAGCTTGATGATAAAGCAAGAAATTTACTGCAAGCAGCATCTGTAATAGGTAAAGAATTCCGTTTTTCTATTGTATGTGCATTAGTGGGAATGAATGTTGATGAAGCCTTTGCCTCTTTAAGGCTTCCCATACATATGAACATTATCTCGCTAAAGACCGCATATACTGCTTTTGGTGTTGTTGAAAAGGAATTCATGTTTAATCAGGATACAGAAAGAGATGCCATATATAACAATATATTAAATAAGGATAAAAGGGAATACCACAAAAAAACGGGAGACATAATTGAAGCAAGGTATGCCAAGGAAATTGAGGACTATTATGAAATACTTTTTACCCATTACAGCAAAGCCAATCAGGTAAAGAAGGCAGCGCACTATGCTTTTAAGACTGCTTTAAAATACAGGAATATATTTGATATGGAAAGTTCACTAGAATACTATGAACGTTTTCTTACGCTGACGGGGGAGGAAAAAGACTCCGTTGATGAGGCAAGAGTGGTACAGGCATATCAGGAAATAGGTTATATCAATTTTATTATGGCTGATTATGACAGGGCGCTTGGAAATCTTCACAAAGCGCTTGAAAAAGCTAAACGTTATGATGATATTTACTCTATTAAGCTTATGATTGCCGATATTTACAAGGAACAGGATGTTTATGAAAATGCGTTGAAAATACTTGAAGATATACAGTCTAAATTAAAGCCGGAAAATATACTGTACGGCAAGCTTTTACAGATGAAATGCAATATTTACAGGATAATGGGCAATCCTGAGGCTTTAGATATTGCTCAAAAGTCAGAGAAGCTTTTAACTAAAACCAGGGACTATGAAAACTTTTCAGAGATGATGAACCAGGCTGGTATCATATATTATACCAAGGGAGACATCGAAAATTCCTTGCTTTGTTTGGATAAATCATATAAATATGCTGAAAATATAAATAACCTTGCTATTATGTCAAAGGTTTCGGGGAATCTTGGGGCTATCTACCATGCTACAGGTATGATATCAAAAGCCCAGGAGTATTTTGACAAATCAATTTATATTTCAAAGAAGATATCGGACCAGCAAGGAAATATTGCAGGATGCATAAATCTTGGGATACTGTATATGGACAAAGGTTTATTTGACCAGGCAGAGATCCTTTTTAACGAGTCACTGGAGATTTCCAAGGAAATAGCAGCCAGGTTAAATGAGAGCATCATACTTACAAACCTGGGTGACATTATGTATGAAAGAGGCTTTATGGATAAAGCTCTGGATTACTATGACAAGTCCCTTGGGATAGTTAAGGAGATAAATGTGCCTATCGGGGAAGGGATTAACTATATAAGCATTGCAAGGCTTTTTATTAATGTTGAGAAATACGAGAAAGTACAGGACACTTTGAAAGCTGCATATGATATATTTGTTGAAGCAGATGAAATTGCTTATATAAGTGATTACTACAGATATATGTCTTTGTATAAGCTTAGTACAGAAAATATAGAGAGTGCTGCGGAAAACTGCGATAAAGCAATTTCGATTTCAGATGAGATAAAGAGTGATATAAGGAAGCTTAAAGCGCTGAGGCTAAAATCTAAAATATTGGCAAAGAGCTGTGAATTTAACAAGGCTATAGAACTTTTAGACGAGTCTATTACATTGTCTCACCAATTGGAATCTGACTATGAGGCTGCAAAAGGTTATTTTGGCAGATGTGGACTAAACAGTCAGTTGGGGAATTTTGAAGCAGCACAAAAAGATCTGAGCCTTGCTCAGGTATATATAAGTAACGTAGACAATTGTAGATTTGCTGAAATTGTTAGGGCGATATCATAA